GGGTTCCCGGACTGGCGCTCCCGCGCGGGGCTCCGCGCCGCGTTCGACCTGCCCGTCGCCGCCGCGTCGCTCCAGATCGCGAGGGGCGCGCTGTGGCCCCGGTGCTGGGGCAAGAGGCCGGCCGACCCCGACCGCGCGAGGCGGCTCGCTCGCTCCGCCATACGGCGCGCGCCGCTGCTGGTGCCGCTCTTCGATCGGTGCTACCTGCCCTGCACCCCCTCCCTCGCCGGGAACCCCGTGTTCTTCGTCACCGACGACCGCGTCCTCTGCTGCGGCCTCGACGTCGTCCACTTCTTTACCCGGGAGTCGTCCTTCCAGCCGATGGACATCTCCTCCCCGTTCGCGGCGATGCCCTCTTCCGGCACGAGCACGCCGTGCACCCGCCGCAGCCTCGACGCGGCCTGCGGCGGCCAGGCCCCACGCTGGATCGAGTTCTGGAGCGACGCGGCCTCCGACAGGCGCCGCCGCGACTCGTCGTCCTCCGAAGCCTCCACCGCATCCACATCCTCGTCAGGCTGCTGCTCGCCACCTCGGAGGTCGACGCCGCGCTGGGTCGACAACTACCTGGACAAGCTCGGATCGGTGCTCAAGAAAGGTGGCTGGAGGGACAGGGAGGTGGACGAGATGGTGGAGGTGGCCGCGTCCGGGATGTTCGACGGCGAGGAGGCTCCGCCAGCCGCCGACGCGGAGGCCGTGCTCGACACACTCCTCCTGAAGACGGACCGGTGCTCAGACTCGCTCAGGCGCGCCGGATGGAGCTCCGAGGACGTATCGGACGCGCTGGGGCTCGACCTCCGGCGGTGCAAGGAGCCGCACCGATCGGTCGTGCGAGTGCCCCCAGAGATCGCCGCCAAGGTGCAGCGGCTCGCGCGGACGGTGGCGAGGTCGTGACCAGCTGATCCCGCCGGCGTCGGCagttaatctttcttcttcttttttccccTCGAAGGAGGGATCGATTCGATTAAACAACAACA
Above is a window of Triticum dicoccoides isolate Atlit2015 ecotype Zavitan chromosome 5B, WEW_v2.0, whole genome shotgun sequence DNA encoding:
- the LOC119310015 gene encoding uncharacterized protein LOC119310015; the protein is MVDVEHRMAGMAPAAHAAGLRRLSTRAAAGPSSASASPRHGLYSFQGLASSVLSHLRASGVAILPGLSDTELARAEAEMGFTFPPDLRAVLALGLPSGPGFPDWRSRAGLRAAFDLPVAAASLQIARGALWPRCWGKRPADPDRARRLARSAIRRAPLLVPLFDRCYLPCTPSLAGNPVFFVTDDRVLCCGLDVVHFFTRESSFQPMDISSPFAAMPSSGTSTPCTRRSLDAACGGQAPRWIEFWSDAASDRRRRDSSSSEASTASTSSSGCCSPPRRSTPRWVDNYLDKLGSVLKKGGWRDREVDEMVEVAASGMFDGEEAPPAADAEAVLDTLLLKTDRCSDSLRRAGWSSEDVSDALGLDLRRCKEPHRSVVRVPPEIAAKVQRLARTVARS